Below is a genomic region from Verrucomicrobiota bacterium.
ACCGTTAACGAAGATTCACCTACCACAAATTTTAATCTGAGCACCATCTACACTTATGCGGTTGGTTATAAAGTGCTGGCCAATAACCACCCTGAAATAGTAAATGCCAGCATTTCCGGAAGCACACTCACGTTATCTTTCCCAACCAACGCTAATGGAATAGCTCAGATAAGCCTGTTTGCTACAAATGCCGCTGATCCCAATATTGACGTTTTTAATGTCACAGTGAACCCGGTGCCCGACTATCCAACGATCATTGTGCCGGGTGTCATGCCTTTAACTGTGAATGACAATGCGACGATTCCGCCGTTTGCGAATGTAGTAATCACAAATGTGGATGGCGCCAATCAGACCATGGATGTGTTTGTGCAATTAACGAATGCCAGCAAGGGCTCTTTTGGCGGCCCGGCAGTGGGTGCTGGTGGATTCAATATTGTGGGTGATGGGACGTCGGGTAAGTATGCGCTGTTAGGGGCTACCGCGACGAATATTACCGCCCTAATCCAGCAACTAATTTTCACTCCGAGTGCCAACCAGGTGCCGGTGGGTGACAGTGAAACCCAATTGGTCACCATCATCGTAACAAACAATTCATCAGGTTTGGCAAGTTGGAATAGTAATACCCTGATTAAGGTGGTTTCCGTCAATGACCCGCCCTCCATTTCAGGCACTTCGTCCAACTCTCAACTGGTTTTTTCAGGGCAATCCATCAAGCCATTCTCGAGCGTGATCGTCTCTGACCCTGATGTCAGTGATACGGCGGGCTATGGTCAGGCGTTGAATTTGGTTATCACCGTCTCCGGTGACACTGGTGGTAAACTTACTTATTCAGGCTCCAGTGGCTTTACTCAAAGCGGGAGCGTGTACAGCCTTTCCACTCGGCCGGCAAGTGTGATCACAGCAGCGATTCAGGCAATGGTTTGGCAGGCGACTGCCGCCACGTTGGCGAATCCAGTGTCGAATTCCTTCCAGATACAAGTCACCGATTCCTTGGGGGCCAGTGTCTCCGATAACAGTACCACAATCCAAACCGTCACACCTTTTGTCTCCCCGGATATCACGGGTTCCATCTCCGACCAACCTGCGCCTGATAATCAGGCACTATTGTGTTTTTCTCAAATCAAGATTCAAGGATCGGGCACCAAGGTGCAAATCCGTTTGCTGCGGGAGTCGGATCTTGCTTCCAGCGGGGACCAGTTTGGGCAACTGGTTAATCTGGGTTCCAACGGTTTTGTGAAAGTTAACACCGGCTCCAGTGCTTATTACCAATTGGACAACACTACCATGGATCAGGCGACTCCCCTGCTTAAGAATGTCGCCTTCCGCCCCAATGAAAACCAGGTTTCAGGCCCCACCAGGGTCATTATGGAAATCAAGTTATTCAATTCCGGTGGTTCGGTTTTGGGCTCCGACAGCAAGACTTCGGTCATCATTCAGCCCGTGAACGATCTGCCAATCATTCTGGGGGCAAAAGCGGGCACATACATTACTGACCACCAGGTGGCGACTCCGTTCCTGACCCGCACCAATCCCCAACCCAACCTGGTCCGCATCATAGACGTGGATCAGGCTGGTACCCAACCGGTAACCGTTACCATTCAGTTGGATGATGCGCTAAAAGGCGGGTTTACCAACTCGCTTGCCGCTGGATTCCACCTCGTTGCCGGTCAATATGTGTTGACCAATGTCACACCGGACGTGGCATCTTCCAATTTGGAAATGCTGGTATTCAAACCGACTCCAAATCGTTTGGCACCGGGATATACCGAAACCGTGAAATTCACTTTATATGTGGATGACGGCCAGGGGCAAGGCACCGTGAAAAACGATGTGACCACCGTCATTGTTAACGCGGTCAACGACCCACCGGTAATTACCCTGATGCCTTCCAATGTGCTCACTGCCATTGGCAGCAGCGTCATTAATCCATTCGCTGCTTGCACGATCGCCGATCCAAATATAGGCGACGTTCTGAACGTAAACATCACGCTGGATGATCCGGCCAAGGGTACTTTTTCAGCGCTGGGTGGATTCACCAATAGTCCGGCTTACACGTTCATCGGTTCGGCTGCCCAAGCCAATACTGATTTCAAGAATTTGATTTACAATCCCAACCTGGCATACAGCCCGCCGCCGGGACAGTCCGCCAAAGTGGTGACGTTCACCATTACCGTCTATGACTCATTGAATGCCACCTTCACAACCAATCTGACGCTGAATGTTATCAACACAAATCGCACGTGGATCGTCACCACCACTAACGATAGTGGCCCCGGCACTCTGCGCCAGGCGGTAAGCAGCGCTGGCAATGGCGATCAAATTGTTTTCAATATGACGAACCTGCCTGCGATCATTCGCCTTAACACGGAAATCGTTCTGAATAAGGCATTGCGTATTAACGGGCCAGGGGCCGATAAAGTGACCATCTCCGGTGACAGCAACGGTGATGGTGTTCCAGATGTCCGGATCTTCCATATCACCAACAGCGCCATCGTCTCCATTGCAGGGTTAACCATGAGTTATGGCAGCGCTGATTATTTGGGCGGGGCCATAAGTGTGGAATACCTCAGCCAATTGCGCCTCAGTTACTGCACGTTGGCCAACAATATCTCCGGTCAATGGGGCGGGGCGGTGGATGTGAGCGGCGGTAGCATTTATGCTGCCAACTGTCTTTTTGCAAGTAATACGGTAACGGCCGCATTGGGACTGGGCGGCGGAGCGGTTTCCCTTTACACGGACATGGACTGCCACTTTGAGAATGTCACGTTTTCCGGCAATACTCTCGCTGCGGCGCGCGGCTTCGGCGGTGGGGCAATCTATGTGGAAAATGCGGATGTCGGCACTCCGATGGACACTACCGTTACGAGTTGTACTTTTGTGAACAATCGCGATGCATCGGGGTTGGCAAGCTCGTTGCGTGCGATCGCGTTTGACACCACAGTTGACGTGAAAAACACCATCGTTGCGGATGGGCATGGCACCAACCTGGCAGTGGATGCCGGGGCGGAAATACGCACTTTGGGCGGGAACATTTCTGATGACAGTACGCGCATTGTGTTTTCCCAGAGTGGTGATCCGGTTAACGTGGTCATTTTCACTAATGCATCAGATTTGGTCAGCGTCACCAATGTTGGGTTGCTCCCCTTAACCAATAATGGCGGTGGAACTATGACCCATGCCTTGTCTGCCAGCAGTCCGGCCATTGGTCATGCAGTTACCAATAGCTTGGCCACTGACCAGCGCGGATATTTGCGGAGTGCCTCGGTGGACTCAGGCGCATACGAGTATGGGATTCCGTCCCATATTCGAATAAACGAAATCATGTTCAATGCCTCAGCCGGATTAGCCAATCAATTCATTGAATTCATCAATTCCAAAGCCTCCACAACCACTAGTTTGACTGGTTTCACCGTGTGGGTTGATGGGATTTTGGTGCATACATTTACGAGCGTGAGTCTGCCACCCTCAGCGGGCATTGTGTTGGCTGCCTCAGCCAGCGTAAGCGTACCGGCTCCCGTTGCGCGACAGAACGCCAATGGTCCAACCGGTCTGCTTAACCTGAGTGCCAACTCCAGTACCATAACGCTCAAGAATGCGTCTGGACAGGAAATCATAAGCGTCACATACAACGGTTTATTCAATTCTGCAAGTTCTCCGCTGGTGGATGAATCCATCAATTTATCTCCTGAATTCCTTGGTTTCTCGTATGTTCCATACACGCAAGTGCCGTCGCGGCTCGATGGCTTGACTTCCTCACCAGGAGCAGACAATCAGGGTAAGCTTTTGGTCAAGGCCAATACACCGCCCATTGCGATCAATGACTTTGCGGCCACGGACCAAAATACCGCGACGAATCTCGCTGTGTTGGCCAATGATATCGAACTGGACTTGGAGGATACGATCCATATTCTTTGGGCAAGCAACAGCACTTTGGGTGCCACGGTGACCGTTTCGTTGGACCGTCAGATCGTCACCTACAATCCCACCACCTCGGTGATATTGCGCGGACTTCCGGTTGGCGCGGTGACGAATGATACTTTTAAGTACTGCATTATTGATTGCTGTGATCCGGCGACCGGGACCAATTGGGCCATGACCGGACTGAATTATACCGGTATGGTTACGGTCGCCGTCACCGGCCTGAATGACGCGCCAACTCCTCAAACGGATACGAATCTAACGGGACTGGCAACGTTGGCAAACCTCATTTTAAATATCAACGTTCAGACAAATCTGCTGAATAACGATACCGACCCAGATACGGACGACAACGCTAATACTCTTTTGATCGCCGCAGTCCACAGTACCAGTAATTATGTTTCCAGTCTGGTTGCGACAAGTACACTGGGGGCGGTGGTGACGTTGGATGTACGGGCGGATCGCAATCAAACACGTATTCTCTATGACGGACGATTTTCCTCAAATTTGATCGCGCTGGCACAGGGCGAAGTGGCGATTGATCAGTTCTGGTATTCGGTGGTTGATCGGCATGGAGCTTTGGGCCAAGCCGCTGTTTACATCACAGTTACCGGGGTAAACGATCCACCCATTGCCATGCCTGATTTTCTGAGCACCGATGAGAATACCACCATCATTAATCCGGCATCCCGATTTCTGGTTAATGATTACGATCCCGATCATGGTGCATCCACTAATTTTTCCATCGTTGGTGTCAGTAGCAGCAGTACCATGGGCGCGTTGGTGACCCTCACCGGCGCAAACGTCATTTATAATCCTTCTGCCTCCACCAATCTTTTAAAATTATCCCGCAAAGAATTCGCGGTTGATACATTCACCTATGTGATGACCGACGGTTTCGGCAGTTACAGCACCGGCCTCGTAAGTGTGACTGTGGCAGGAGTCAACAACCTGCCAGTCGCCATGCCGGACCACTACAACTACACCAATTCAGGCCAAATACTCACAGTTTCGGCCGCGAATGGCGTACTGGTGAACGATTATGACCCGGACGTAAACGGCATTCCTCCTGACGACGTAATTCGCGTAATTGCTTTCACCAATCATCAGACCGCAGCCAGGGCAGTGGTGAACATGGACATTTACGGTGCCTTTACGTTTGATCCGAGTAACCGTTTTGACTGGCTTCCCCCCGGCCAAACCACCGATGAGATCTTCACCTATACACTGGCCGACAACTCCATGACCATTGCCACCGATGATGACTTTATGATTCAATCTGGCTCTGTCAGCAACAATTTGCCGGTTTTGGCTAACGATGGGTTGCTGACCGCCTCCGGCGGCACCTTGACGATCAGCGCGGTGGGAACGTCTGATAAGGGAGGGATCGTGAACATCGCGGCGGACAAGAAATCGTTAATTTACGCTCCTGCTCAAGGTTTTGTCGGCCTTGAAACTGTCACCTATACCATCTCGGATGGCCAGGATCGTAGTGATACTGCGACCGTGCATTTACATGTTCTCTCCACCACCGTAAACGGCATCTTGACGGCCAACCCCGACAAGTTTTCTGTGGCCGCAGGGGCCACGGCCAGTCTTAACGTCTTGGCTAATGATTATGTATTGGGAACCAGCGGTGCCAACCTTGGCATTACCGGGGTAAGCACCGGTAGCGCGGGGGGGGTAATCGTTATCGCCGGCGCAGTTCCTAATAATACGTTGACATATACACCGCAACCGGGTGCGGGCGCTTCATTCCCATACTACGAAACCTTTAACTACGTGGTTAGTGGCACTGATTTGGGGAGTGCTACTGGCGCAGTGACCATTACTGTTGTCAGCCTTAGTAACTCATTGCCAGTTACTGCTGATACGTATGACGTGGCCGCGAACACTGGCAACAACCCCTTGGATGTGCTGGCCAACGATAAGTTGATTTCGGGTGTGAACCCGACCTTGACGATTGCCAGTATTCAAGCGACTGGCTTGGTGGGCACCGTTTCTTTGGACACCGGCAATAATCGCCTGCGCTACACACCAGCGCTCGGGTCCAACGATTATGTGGAAACTGATTTTTACTACACGGCGGTGGATGGCTCTGGCGCAACCGGCACCGGAACGGTTTCAATCAAGGTTAAAAACGCTGGATTGTTCGCTGTGGACAATGCCTATACGGTGCTCAAAAATAGCACCAACCTTTATCTGCCCGTATTGGCTAATGACACCGCGCTGCCCGCCAGCGGTCAGGTGCTGACGATTTCCGCGATGGGCTTGGGAACGAATGCGCCCAATCAAGGGGGGACGGCGACAATTAATGGCGGATCAAGCGCTATTCTCTATACTCCATTCAACAATTTTGCCGGCAATGAAACTTTCACCTATGAAATTTCGGATGGTTCTCTTTCCAGGGCGGAAGGGCGGGTGCGAATTAAAGTGGTGGATGTCGGTGCCATTCCGAGTAATCCGGACTACTACAGTGTCGCGCTCAACAGTTCTGGCAATTCCCTGCCGGTGCTGGTCAACGATTATGTTCT
It encodes:
- a CDS encoding Ig-like domain-containing protein gives rise to the protein MDISLDNYFSGATSYAASVTNASPIVSVSLVSGGRTLRLNFDNFNTGTNNVIVVATDGIINITNVFAVWEMKAATGNMGNLTVNEDSPTTNFNLSTIYTYAVGYKVLANNHPEIVNASISGSTLTLSFPTNANGIAQISLFATNAADPNIDVFNVTVNPVPDYPTIIVPGVMPLTVNDNATIPPFANVVITNVDGANQTMDVFVQLTNASKGSFGGPAVGAGGFNIVGDGTSGKYALLGATATNITALIQQLIFTPSANQVPVGDSETQLVTIIVTNNSSGLASWNSNTLIKVVSVNDPPSISGTSSNSQLVFSGQSIKPFSSVIVSDPDVSDTAGYGQALNLVITVSGDTGGKLTYSGSSGFTQSGSVYSLSTRPASVITAAIQAMVWQATAATLANPVSNSFQIQVTDSLGASVSDNSTTIQTVTPFVSPDITGSISDQPAPDNQALLCFSQIKIQGSGTKVQIRLLRESDLASSGDQFGQLVNLGSNGFVKVNTGSSAYYQLDNTTMDQATPLLKNVAFRPNENQVSGPTRVIMEIKLFNSGGSVLGSDSKTSVIIQPVNDLPIILGAKAGTYITDHQVATPFLTRTNPQPNLVRIIDVDQAGTQPVTVTIQLDDALKGGFTNSLAAGFHLVAGQYVLTNVTPDVASSNLEMLVFKPTPNRLAPGYTETVKFTLYVDDGQGQGTVKNDVTTVIVNAVNDPPVITLMPSNVLTAIGSSVINPFAACTIADPNIGDVLNVNITLDDPAKGTFSALGGFTNSPAYTFIGSAAQANTDFKNLIYNPNLAYSPPPGQSAKVVTFTITVYDSLNATFTTNLTLNVINTNRTWIVTTTNDSGPGTLRQAVSSAGNGDQIVFNMTNLPAIIRLNTEIVLNKALRINGPGADKVTISGDSNGDGVPDVRIFHITNSAIVSIAGLTMSYGSADYLGGAISVEYLSQLRLSYCTLANNISGQWGGAVDVSGGSIYAANCLFASNTVTAALGLGGGAVSLYTDMDCHFENVTFSGNTLAAARGFGGGAIYVENADVGTPMDTTVTSCTFVNNRDASGLASSLRAIAFDTTVDVKNTIVADGHGTNLAVDAGAEIRTLGGNISDDSTRIVFSQSGDPVNVVIFTNASDLVSVTNVGLLPLTNNGGGTMTHALSASSPAIGHAVTNSLATDQRGYLRSASVDSGAYEYGIPSHIRINEIMFNASAGLANQFIEFINSKASTTTSLTGFTVWVDGILVHTFTSVSLPPSAGIVLAASASVSVPAPVARQNANGPTGLLNLSANSSTITLKNASGQEIISVTYNGLFNSASSPLVDESINLSPEFLGFSYVPYTQVPSRLDGLTSSPGADNQGKLLVKANTPPIAINDFAATDQNTATNLAVLANDIELDLEDTIHILWASNSTLGATVTVSLDRQIVTYNPTTSVILRGLPVGAVTNDTFKYCIIDCCDPATGTNWAMTGLNYTGMVTVAVTGLNDAPTPQTDTNLTGLATLANLILNINVQTNLLNNDTDPDTDDNANTLLIAAVHSTSNYVSSLVATSTLGAVVTLDVRADRNQTRILYDGRFSSNLIALAQGEVAIDQFWYSVVDRHGALGQAAVYITVTGVNDPPIAMPDFLSTDENTTIINPASRFLVNDYDPDHGASTNFSIVGVSSSSTMGALVTLTGANVIYNPSASTNLLKLSRKEFAVDTFTYVMTDGFGSYSTGLVSVTVAGVNNLPVAMPDHYNYTNSGQILTVSAANGVLVNDYDPDVNGIPPDDVIRVIAFTNHQTAARAVVNMDIYGAFTFDPSNRFDWLPPGQTTDEIFTYTLADNSMTIATDDDFMIQSGSVSNNLPVLANDGLLTASGGTLTISAVGTSDKGGIVNIAADKKSLIYAPAQGFVGLETVTYTISDGQDRSDTATVHLHVLSTTVNGILTANPDKFSVAAGATASLNVLANDYVLGTSGANLGITGVSTGSAGGVIVIAGAVPNNTLTYTPQPGAGASFPYYETFNYVVSGTDLGSATGAVTITVVSLSNSLPVTADTYDVAANTGNNPLDVLANDKLISGVNPTLTIASIQATGLVGTVSLDTGNNRLRYTPALGSNDYVETDFYYTAVDGSGATGTGTVSIKVKNAGLFAVDNAYTVLKNSTNLYLPVLANDTALPASGQVLTISAMGLGTNAPNQGGTATINGGSSAILYTPFNNFAGNETFTYEISDGSLSRAEGRVRIKVVDVGAIPSNPDYYSVALNSSGNSLPVLVNDYVLPRGSSTLTVVALNTNGLLGTVSLSSSSADNTVIYTPPSGFIGRDVFSYTCQNERGDRSTNTVYLVVGSLYTTTDSFSVVSDTTSNVLDVLANDAFFPNTNVVRKIVGVGATDQGGWVSNAVNAVVYSPASGFAGLEKFTYRVLADNGGMYTQSVAITVIKVRSDRTNGLVTIAVWGVNHPPVARPDFFATDEDTPLVIPSISVMANDSDPDTGIHFVSAATNSAMGALISTNNGKILYDPRGAVALQALANREVAQDTFTYTIADDQGATASTVVTITVSGRNDPPIPGTNSYATTEKTILNIVAPGILSSAHDPDVNGIAPDDTLHLIPATNQTTTAGAKVTLRANGSFTYDPSGKFNYLAVGQTATDSFAYTLVDSSLTMASDDLFTVVTNTTNNLLPVLANDAVFANTGGSMSVLSVGSPSAGGLVTITPAKDALYYTPAAGFTGTESFTYTITDGQQGVNTATVRVSVLAAPASPMCNADSFVVMGNTTANILNVLTNDFILPGTVSVRPISSVGSGNRGGILALNSDATAILYSPAFGFAGVETFNYQVIGLTGLVQSVTATINVIPVIPDRTNGITTITVTGVNDPPTPAADYLNAYAAVALQVNVQTNLLANDTDPDSDDNANTLLISSLQATTNSTPGLQIFTTLGAKVVLDIRFDRNQSQLTYDPITSATIQGLSYGQSVTDCFYYTVLDGHGASGSAPVYVTVSAVNVPPQANRDTVTTDEDTPLTIPTAVLLSNDTDVNRADVLQIISVSTNSVYGASVTLSGTNVIYNPTVSTALNALARKETASDSFTYILSDGAGGTSTGMVTVVVLGRNDAPVAMPDFFATLDTAMLSVAAPGVLTNDYDPDVNGILPDDQIRMFFATNTHSTLGAPVTVNLDGSFTYDPRGVFTNMVVDQTTNDTFTYVITDSSLTIANDDVFSAKRGSSNNVLPVLANDALLSGIGGSLSLSTVGVPNQGGNVTINTQSQVLVYTPAVNFTGTETFTYTITDARGGTDTATVAIRVFGDVDNPVLAANADRFTVAAGTATDLDVLANDNILPKSGSALTITSTSQPNLNGTLSIVGASPGNHLAYSPNPGITASFPYFETFTYTATGANGLLATGAVTIQVINRTNTLVVNPDSFVVSSTSSNVPLDVLANDIVLPAISTNLSITMLQTNGVMGRVAIEASGKRLLYTPSALTNNYSEPVFSYTISDGAGGSAVGAVSVRVKPTGLYAVQDTYTVIKNSTNVILPPLVNDLVLPASGQTLMILNIGLGTNAPSQGGTVSINASSNLLTYSPVANYVGDETFTYEITDGTLARAQAQIVIHVVDTATLNSNPDAFTIARDAGAQTLDVLRNDRVLPTSLAVLTIAGITTNGVRGALALTGAGANNAITYTPPAGFIGREVFSYAVTDQYGNRSTNSVTLQVGELVGRNDQFAVLENSTNSVLDVLANDLILSDPASVRNLAGVGAGNRGGLVSTNLAGNRVIYTPAPGYTGVENFTYYLADDSGRWLTQMVAVAVMPIGSDRSTGAVNIIVSRTGPKSIWRQQIFAPTILANPSLQATVWGDNADPDHDGLSNRQEYLLGSNPTNTVSVGQLVVANTLSADSQHVSFSFPRRRNDPTIICTLLISQDLRIWQSGQSLIDRETVIAINADFESVTWLIRKDPNHKLFYRLGMQ